The segment ATGGCCGATCACATCCACCTGTTCCAGCGCCAGCCGGGCCATAAACTGGCGGACGAAGCGGTTGTAGTTGGCGATGGAATACCAACTATGCTCCGGCTTCTCCGAATCGCCAAAGCCGGGCAAGTCCGGTGCCCACAGGCGAAAGCGCGACTCGAGCGCGTCCATCATCGTCTGCCACATCCGGCCCGAACTGACCCAGCCGTGCAACAGTAGAACGTCGGGGCCGCGCCCCTGAACCCGGTAACCAATTTGCAAACCGTCGAGGGTTATCTGATGAAGAGGAGAATACATGAACGAGGAAATTACCCGGCCTGCCCCAGCGCCCGATCCAAAGCCCCCAACAACTCATCACGGCTGGCCGTCTTTTTGAGAAACATCGTCGCCCCGACCTCCAGGGCCTGTTGCACATGCTCGTCGTTGGCGCGAGCCGAGAAGACAATCACTGGCAACTTTGCCAGGTGTGGCTCGCGCCGCACATAACGGCACAACTCCAGGCCCGAAACGTGGGGCATCGTCACATCCAGCAACACCACATCCGGCGGGTCAACTGCCAGCGCCGCCATGCCCTGCGCCGCGCCGTGCGCCACCTGCACGGCAAAGCCATGAAGCTCCAGCATCACCTCAAGCATCGTGGTGATTTCGGGGTCATCATCCACCACCAAAACTCGCTTCTTTGCGCCTTCGACCATCGGGGTCAATGTATCACAAACGGTTACGTTTGCAAAGTAACCCGCGCTTCGCGCTCGTAATCGTCGGGCGTGTCAATGTCGCGCAACACCGAGTCTGTGGACACCGCCAGGTAAACGACCTGTTCGGCGTGCGCCTGCAACAAGTCGCGGGGCGACAAATCGGATGAGGCGGAGAAAATGTGAGGCCAGAAGGATCGGGCAAACAGGATCGGATGGCCGCGCCGGCCATTGAAACTTGGAGCCAGGATCGGAGGCCGGTTCATCCGCCACTGTTTAATCACCGCCCTGACCACCCCGGCCTCGATCTGCGGCTGATCGCCCAGCGCCACGAGCGCCACTTCACAAGCTGACTCTTCCAGCGCCCTCAGCCCTGCTTGCAGTGAGGTGAGCATGCTGCCGTTGGCAAAGCCGGGGTTGAAGACGGCGCGGGCGGTTGACCCGCGCAAGGCGGCTTCCACGTCCTCGCGGGCGTTGCCGGTGACGACCACGATCTCATCCGGACCGCTTTCGGCCAGCACGTCCACCACACGCCGGGCGATCACCGTCTCGCCCCAGGGCAAGGTGTGCTTGGGCCGGCCCATGCGAGTGGAAAGCCCCGCCGCGAGAACAATTGCGCCGATCATAGTTGACAACGGAGTGAACGGATGTTACGAATAAGCAAAC is part of the Chloroflexota bacterium genome and harbors:
- a CDS encoding response regulator, which codes for MTPMVEGAKKRVLVVDDDPEITTMLEVMLELHGFAVQVAHGAAQGMAALAVDPPDVVLLDVTMPHVSGLELCRYVRREPHLAKLPVIVFSARANDEHVQQALEVGATMFLKKTASRDELLGALDRALGQAG
- a CDS encoding nucleotidyltransferase family protein, which translates into the protein MIGAIVLAAGLSTRMGRPKHTLPWGETVIARRVVDVLAESGPDEIVVVTGNAREDVEAALRGSTARAVFNPGFANGSMLTSLQAGLRALEESACEVALVALGDQPQIEAGVVRAVIKQWRMNRPPILAPSFNGRRGHPILFARSFWPHIFSASSDLSPRDLLQAHAEQVVYLAVSTDSVLRDIDTPDDYEREARVTLQT